A window of Periplaneta americana isolate PAMFEO1 chromosome 7, P.americana_PAMFEO1_priV1, whole genome shotgun sequence contains these coding sequences:
- the LOC138703230 gene encoding facilitated trehalose transporter Tret1-2 homolog translates to MIKPKGTEQQKDVSVDMETEISPTDGKKLPQYIAAVIVNLAAFSNGSVIGWTSPMLPVLQSNDTPLEEGPISNEAGSWLGSLMCLGALLATPLYLYISHRYSRKFTGYLIAVPFIVSWIMIITCKSTTVLYIARFIGGMGSGAITVFSTLYISEIAEDNVRGALGSYLILFANAGTLFSFALGSYVSYYTFAYVATLVPILYLLGFIWLPETPTFLVTRGKYTEAKRSLEWLRGRNEHLVDHELNKLISFVKERNTMAETVSFKDMMMSRGTRRAFIIGIVLVANLQFCGIFAILSYTVNIFQEAGSDMSPNASTILIGVLQFFGSCASALLLDKAGRKILLLVSNVCMAICLAAIGGYFFFKCEEYDVSRFGWLPVTCLSAYIIAIALGLAPITFVMISEIFEPQVKGRATTIIVSIMWFLTFVIGKFYTNLSYVLGVHGCYWLFSACCILGTVFAIFEIPETKNRSFESILLELSKGNVVKKRTTSQNEMESFDN, encoded by the coding sequence TGAACCTGGCGGCTTTCAGCAACGGTTCTGTGATCGGATGGACGTCCCCAATGCTGCCTGTCTTGCAGTCGAACGATACACCATTAGAAGAAGGTCCTATCTCGAACGAAGCTGGTTCTTGGCTGGGATCTCTTATGTGCCTGGGTGCCTTACTCGCCACACCACTTTACCTATACATCTCGCATCGCTACAGTAGGAAATTCACCGGTTATCTCATCGCTGTTCCTTTCATCGTCAGCTGGATTATGATTATAACCTGCAAATCAACCACTGTCCTCTACATCGCACGGTTCATCGGAGGCATGGGGTCCGGTGCAATCACTGTATTTTCGACTCTATACATCAGTGAAATAGCTGAGGATAATGTTAGAGGAGCCTTAGGAAGCTATCTCATACTCTTCGCCAATGCAGGAACACTATTTTCATTCGCCCTTGGATCCTACGTGTCTTATTACACTTTCGCATACGTAGCAACCCTAGTTCCAATTCTATACTTGTTGGGTTTCATCTGGCTCCCAGAAACACCAACGTTCCTCGTGACCAGAGGGAAGTACACAGAAGCCAAGAGAAGTTTAGAATGGTTAAGAGGACGAAATGAACACCTCGTCGATCATGAATTAAACAAGTTAATATCATTTGTTAAGGAAAGAAATACAATGGCGGAAACAGTGTCCTTCAAAGACATGATGATGTCAAGAGGAACCCGCAGAGCTTTCATTATCGGAATCGTTCTTGTGGCGAATCTTCAATTCTGTGGCATATTTGCCATCCTCAGCTACACCGTGAATATTTTTCAAGAGGCCGGAAGTGACATGTCACCAAATGCTTCCACTATTTTGATTGGCGTTTTGCAATTTTTTGGCTCGTGTGCCTCGGCTCTATTATTGGATAAGGCAGGTCGAAAAATTCTCCTCCTAGTTTCAAACGTATGCATGGCAATCTGTTTGGCAGCAATTGGTGGCTATTTCTTCTTCAAATGCGAAGAATATGACGTCAGTAGATTCGGGTGGCTACCAGTAACTTGTCTATCGGCTTATATAATTGCAATTGCCTTGGGTCTCGCACCCATAACGTTCGTCATGATATCCGAGATATTTGAGCCACAAGTAAAGGGAAGAGCGACTACTATCATTGTATCTATTATGTGGTTTCTAACCTTTGTAATAGGCAAATTTTACACTAATCTCTCCTACGTGTTAGGAGTACACGGTTGCTACTGGCTGTTTTCAGCTTGTTGTATTCTTGGCACAGTATTTGCAATTTTTGAAATTCCAGAAACTAAGAACAGGAGTTTTGAATCTATTTTACTAGAACTCAGCAAAGGCAATGTGGTAAAGAAACGGACTACTTCTCAAAATGAGATGGAAAGTTTTGATAATTAA